In a single window of the Lynx canadensis isolate LIC74 chromosome E2, mLynCan4.pri.v2, whole genome shotgun sequence genome:
- the GPR4 gene encoding G-protein coupled receptor 4 yields MGNRTWEGCHVDSRVDHLFPPSLYIFVIGVGLPTNCLALWAAYRQVRQRNELGVYLMNLSIADLLYICTLPLWVDYFLHHDNWIHGPGSCKLFGFIFYTNIYISIAFLCCISVDRYLAVAHPLRFARLRRVKTAVAVSSVVWATELGANSAPLFHDELFRDRYNHTFCFEKFPMEGWVAWMNLYRVFVGFLFPWALMLLSYRGILRAVRGSVSTERQEKAKIKRLALSLIAIVLVCFAPYHVLLLSRSAVYLGRPWDCGFEERVFSAYHSSLAFTSLNCVADPILYCLVNEGARSDVAKALHNLLRFLASDKPQEMANASLTLETPLTSKRNSMAKAMAAGWAAAPPSQADQLQLKMLPPAQ; encoded by the coding sequence ATGGGCAACCGCACGTGGGAGGGCTGCCACGTGGACTCGCGCGTGGACCACCTCTTCCCGCCGTCCCTCTACATCTTCGTCATCGGGGTGGGCCTGCCCACCAACTGCCTGGCCCTGTGGGCGGCCTACCGCCAGGTGCGGCAGCGCAACGAGCTGGGCGTGTACCTGATGAACCTGAGCATCGCCGACCTGCTGTACATCTGCACGCTGCCGCTGTGGGTCGACTACTTCCTGCACCACGACAACTGGATCCACGGCCCCGGCTCCTGCAAGCTCTTCGGGTTCATCTTCTACACCAACATCTACATCAGCATCGCCTTCCTGTGCTGCATCTCCGTGGACCGGTACCTGGCTGTGGCCCACCCGCTGCGGTTTGCCCGCCTGCGCCGCGTCAAGACGGCCGTGGCCGTGAGCTCCGTGGTCTGGGCCACGGAGCTGGGGGCCAACTCGGCACCCTTGTTCCACGACGAGCTCTTCCGTGACCGCTACAACCACACCTTCTGCTTTGAGAAGTTCCCCATGGAGGGCTGGGTGGCCTGGATGAACCTCTACCGGGTCTTTGTGGGCTTCCTCTTCCCGTGGGCGCTCATGCTGCTGTCCTACCGCGGCATCCTGCGGGCCGTGCGGGGCAGCGTGTCCACCGAGCGCCAGGAGAAGGCCAAGATCAAGCGGCTGGCCCTCAGCCTCATCGCCATCGTGCTGGTCTGCTTCGCGCCCTACCACGTGCTCCTGCTCTCACGCAGCGCCGTCTACCTGGGCCGCCCGTGGGACTGTGGCTTCGAGGAGCGCGTCTTCTCAGCGTATCACAGCTCACTGGCCTTCACCAGCCTCAACTGCGTGGCCGACCCCATCCTCTACTGCCTCGTCAACGAGGGGGCCCGCAGCGACGTGGCCAAGGCCCTGCACAATCTCCTCCGCTTCCTGGCCAGTGACAAGCCGCAGGAGATGGCCAACGCGTCGCTCACCCTGGAGACCCCGCTCACCTCCAAGAGGAACAGCATGGCCAAGGCCATGGCAGCTGGCTGGGCGGCAGCTCCACCCTCCCAGGCGGACCAGCTTCAGCTAAAGATGCTGCCGCCAGCACAGTGA